cGACAGgtttcctcgcaagaaaccaaggtttatcgaaccagtaggagtcaagaagcacgttgaaggttgatggcggcgggatgtagtgcggcgcaacaccagggattccggcgccaacgtggaacctgcacaacacaaccaaagtactttgccccaacgaaacagtgaggttgtcaatctcaccggcttgctgtaacaaaggattaaccgtattgtgtggaagatgattgtttgcagaaaacagtagaacaagtattgcaatagatgggtgtatttcaagatagagaattggaccggggtccacagttcactagaggtgtctctcccataagacaaacaagcatgttgggtgaacaaattacagcttgggcaattgacaaataacgaGAGCATGACAatccacatacatatcatgatgagtatagtgagatttaattgcgcATTACGACAAAGGACAGAGACCGCCATCCAACGGCATctctgcctaaaaagtccaccttccggttatcatccgaaccccctccagtattaagttgctaacaaccgacaattgcattaagtattgcgcgtaatgtaactagtgactacatccttgaacatcgcactcatgttttatccctagtggcaacagcacatccataaccttagaggttcttgtcacccctccagattcacggagacatgaacccactatcgagcataaatactccctcttggagttactagcatcaacttggccagagcatctactaataacggagagcatgcaagatcataaacaacacatagacatagctttgataatcaacataacaagtattctctattcatcggatcccaacaaacgcaacatatagaattacagatagatgatcttgatcatgttaggcagctcacaagatccgacaatgatagcacaatggggagaagacaaccatctagctactgctatggacccatagtccaggggtagactactcacacatcacaccggaggcgaccatggcggcgtagagtcctccgggagatgattcccctctccggcagggtgccggaggcgatctctggatccccgagatgggatcggcgttggcggcgtctccggaaggttttccgtatcgtggctctcgtgcggggtttcgtcacggaggctttaagtaggcggaagggcaagtcaagaggcggcacggggcccaggaccataggccggcgcggccgggggtggggccgcgccgcctagggtttggccaccctgtggcccctcttcgtttcgtcttcggacttcggaagcttcgtggaaaaataggcccacgggctttgatttcgtccaattccgagaatatttccttactaggatttgaaaccaaaaacagcagaaacaaagcggcacttcggcatcttgttaataggttagttccagaaaatgcacgaatatgacataaagtgtgcataaaacatgtagataacatcaataatgtggcatggaacataagaaattatcgatacgttggagacgtatcaaccatcttTATCAAACTTGCAGCAAATGCATGAATACTCTTGGTTTTCTTCATTCACTTGAACTAGGTAATCTCTTTGTTTGTGCTCTTTTATTGGATAATTTATTGCCTGAAACACCCAGTACATCTTGCCTTTCACTTCTTCTCTTATATGTAGTCTTGTAACATCCTTTAAGTTTTTCTGGAATTTCATAAAGATTGAAATATTGTATAGCTCATGTGCCTGCCTTTCAATGCAGTATTCAGTGATGAACTTCTTCTCCTTAACTTTTTTGTTGATTGCATTATGATCTAGTTCATCCTCCACTGCATGCATATTATCCATTATGCGCTGGTATTCCCGTAGGAAGCTTGTCATACTAAATTGTGGTCCTACCCCTTTCTTGAACAATGCGTTAGTGCCTTTGCTTCTTGCTGTAGTTTGGATGAATGGGAAGAACTTATTCTTGAAATAAACTGGAACCCACTTCTCTCTACTTTTCCAAAGATCCTGAAATATCTTAATATGCCCCACACTGTACTCATTGATCATTGCTTGCCATAGTGTTTCAAATTCATGGACTGTCAAAGATTTGTCAATGATGTCTTGTAGTTCCTCATATAGGCCCTCATTTGCTTGAAAAAGTGGGCCTCCTTTATCATCAATTTTCTTTTTAATATGAAACAAACAGCATCTGAGATGTACAACATCTTTGAAAATAGCTGGTATTGCACTTGCCATCCCTCTATCTTGGTCAGTTATAATTGTTTTTGGTGACTTTCCACCCATTGCTTTTTTAAACTCCCGGAAGCACCATTCAAAACTCTCTGATGTTTCATTGACAATGAATGCACATGCAAATAGGTAGGTTTTTCCATGTGGTGACACTCCAACAAATGGTGCAAACGGAAGATTATACTTATTTGTTAGGAATGTTGTGTCAAAGCTCACACAGTCACCACATATGTCGTAATATAGGATTGCCCTTGCATCTGCCCAAAATACACTCCTTACTTTGTTGTCCTTGTCTAAGTCAAGTGAGTGATAGAACCCTGGGTTTTcagtcttttttttttgaaaaccaaTCCAACACCTCCATCATGTCATTGTTTGTGACCTCCCTATTTATAGTGGTGCTGTAGTTGCTCACCTTTCTCTTGTTGTACGGTAGTTGGGCCATCCCTCCTCGTATGTATGCCAAGACAGCAACCATGTCTCTAGTGGGCATGTTGCAATGTTTCATGGTCCTAATCATTTCTTTTTCACCATCTGACATGTAAATGTGTGATCTGTAAAATCTGCTCTGCGGGCATAGTTCATGGTTGTGCAAAAGGATAAGCCCGGTGATTCGCCACATCCCCTTTTTCTCACTGACCACCATCTCAACTTTGCAGTCTGTTTTTGCTATGACTGTGCTCTGTCTCTGTGGTACTATTTGTGCAGATTCTTGTTCATTTGTTTTGCCGTACTTGTTACACTTCATAGTGAACCTTATTACCTCATTATTTCGTTTTTTGCTTGTAGTACGGTAAGAAGAGACAATGCTGACCGAGAAGCCAACGTTGTAAGCATATAAGTTGAAGAACTTCTGAGCTTCTTCTCTTGTCTGGAACTCCATTCCCATTTCAGGTTTTAACTGGCTGTTGTCATTTTGTGTATCTTCATCCATTTCTTTTCCCTCATCAGCTAATTCTTCATTTTCTAGGAATATATGGATATCTTCTTCAGTTATGTCTTTTTGTTGGTCTTCATTTGAATTTGCTTGGGTGTGATTGCGAATCACCGTGCTCGTCGATTCTTGATCATGGTAAAACTCTGCCTTTTCTTTTCCCCTCTGCTTGTTTTGTTCTCCATCAGCATTATCATAAAGCTGCATGCATGTAATTATATTTAAAAGTTTGTACTTTTTTGAATATACTATATAATCAGCATTTAAATGTAATCACCTGGTCTAGCTCCAAGTTGTCGAACATGGTTAGATTCCATGGATCATCATCTTGTTGGAGAAGCAATGTAGATGATGAGTTTGCGTCGTTTTCCTGAGTCAGTTCTGATTTTGTGTCTTTGCTCTTTGAATCCTGGTAATCAATAATTGTTATTACATATGCAACAAGCAGAAGGTGTTCTTTTTAATAGTTGTTTTTGTATTAACCATTATTTTAGCAAATACCTGAGCATAAGGTTCTTGATTATTTGCAGACCCCGCCATAGCACCAAGAAGGAATCCCGTGTATGTGAATCCTTCCTGTCACAAAGATTATGTGAATTATGGATTTTTCTTGTTGCATCCTTATGTATGAGAATATAATTATACTGTATTGTTATTTGTATGCATACCTGACTGAAGAATTCATCCTGGACATCAATATGTTGTGAGTACATCCCTGAATCCTGCAGTAGAAAATGAGTATCTTTAAAATCAGCAATTGTACAAGAAATATTTGAACTCAGATGAAACAGGTTTTCATTAATCTCAGTTTGCATCATTATTCATTTGTCAGATTTAATATTTGATCAGTGTTATTCTTCAGTTTTCCGTCCCTCATTACTTGTCGCTTATTTCTCTAATTATTCGATTTTCTCAGTTCATAGTCTTAGTTTTATTCTTCAGTTTATCGCTCATTGTCATAGTCAGTTTTAGTCTCAGTTTTTATCATTTTCCTGTCACTCATTGTACATCTCCTTCTCCGTCACTCATTCTCCGCCATGTCAGTATTCAGTTATCTCTGTCTTTGAAGCTTTAGTCATTGTCATAGTCAGTTTCAGTCTCAGTTTTTATCATTTTTCTGTCACTCATTGTACATCTCCTTCTCCGTCACTCATTCTCCGCCATGTCAGTATTCAGTTATCTCTGTCTTTCAAGCTTTAGTCATTATTCTTCAGTTAATCGCTCTTTCTCCGTCCCTCAGTTTTGTAGTGTCATTCTTCAGTCCTCAATGCTCTCATATCAAGCTCAATTCATCTTCAGTTTTTCAGCGCTAGTACCTCATTATTCCTTTCTTCAGCCTCTGTCAGTTAGCGCTAGTTTCTCTGTCTTCAGTCATTGTTTTCTCAGTTTGTCCTCAGTCATTGTTTTCTCAGTTTGATCCACTTCGGTCTTATGTATCATATTTTCAGTAATGGGATTTCAGTAAAGGGCCGTCCCATCCCGGCGTGAAAAACAGACGAGCGGCGGGCGCAGCCGCAGCCCACAGGCGCATTGGGAAGCTCGAAGAATCAGCGTGATGCCTGCCCGGGTTCCTATTCTTCCGCCGCCGCGCTCATAGCTCTCTCGCTGCTAGGGAGATTTGCTACCACACGACAGCGGATGGCCTCCGTTCCAGGTCCGTTGCCAGTCTCTCTTAGTTTTCTTGGCTGTGTGCTCCCGTCAGTACTGTCAGTTAGCGCTAGTTTCTCTGTTTTCAGTCATTGTTTTCTCAGTTTGTCCTCAGTCGTTGTTTTCTCAGTTTGATCCACTTCGGTCTTATGTATCATATTTTCAGTAATGGGATTTCAGGACTTTCCTTGCtaagtttttttctgaatttcttgCCTCGCAGAAATTGTATAAGGTGGACATGTATCTCCTAACCCAGTACAATATTGGGTACTATGCTGTGATAAGGCAAGCCAGCGAAATCTCAGGAAATGCTTATATCCATGTCATAATAATTGTATTAAAATTGTGTTCTGTATGTCAATATGCCACTGTCTCCATTTGTACTGAATAGCTCTTGTGTTTCCCTCATTTCAAAAGGTTTGCCGCGGAAATTTTTCACGACCTGCATGAAGATGTGATGGCCGCTGCTTCTAGAGGGCATGGTTTGATGCTTAGGTTGCAGCAGCTGGAGGCAGAGTTTCCCGCAGTTGAGAAGGCGATTATAATATCCCAGACTGACCATTTAAACTACCTACACGATGACGGTTAGTAAAGCTGGAAAAAGACCGCACATGATCTGATTATATTATTTTGCGTTGTTCTGGTTTTTACTTCAGGTGTTCTCGGTACATTCTCGTGTAGGTATGATTGAAACAGATTACTTCAGAGAAAAGAATCCCCGTAAAGTAAAGGCAAGTAACACATTCTCAATTCTTGCCAGCACTTCTCATATTTTTGCCATAAAATCTTTACTTTGTGCTAGCTACTTTACCAAGTGTCAGTTAAATATCTCAGTTATTTTTTTTCTCAGTCTTTCATTCTTTATTTTCCAGATTTTTCATTAAATCAGTGTTCATGTTATTGTTTGCTGGGCGAGATGTATTGTGTACTGATCGCTGCTGTGTTGGGCTGGGATTCGGGGATGGAACAGCAGGCGGTGTGGCGGCGATGGCGGAGGAGTACGAGGACGTGCTGGGCCGGCTCATCTTGCAGAAGGTGCGCGTGCACACAACCGGGGCAACCAGTGGGAGCTCCTCGAGCGCTACATCCAGGTCCGTTATCCCCCTCCTTCTCCCATGCCCGCCAATTCGGTTGTGAATCCTGTTGGGATGTACTGTCTGATTCGGGTGGATTTGGCTGTGACGGTGCGAGCAGATTCTGGAGCTGGAGGAGCCCATCGCGCGGATGAAGGTGATTCATGTCGCGGGGACCAAAGGGAAGGTAAATCACTAGCTATTCCTTCTATTCTATTCAGAGAGTGTCTGATGCTGTGTGATTCCTTCTATTCTGCGATGTAGAAATTCAGAAGTATGGATGAGGAGTATCACGTACCTGTGGTGAGACGGATggaggtgccaaatcttgcctagCTTCATTGGCCTTCATTTTGAGGTAGGGTTCCTCATTACCATCCATCAGTTGTTGTGAATCTTTCTCTTCCCGGTTCCCGATCTGTGTTCTCTTCTCCCCCTCCGTTCCCGTCGCTAGTCCAGCCTGCTTTgcgtgaggaggaagaagagatggGATGGTGACGTGGAGAGAGTTGTTAGACAAGGCCtaggctttttttttgttttatttgtaaGGCCGAAGAAGAGCTGACAGGAGCCCAGCTAAAACCGGACCGAAAGCTGACTGGAGCCCAGCTGAACCAGACTGAAATAATGAGATGGTTTTTTAGTCGGTTTTTTTTTTGGGACTGACGTGGCTGACAAAACtgacgaggggggggggggggggggggggggggaaactGAATTAATGAGTGGGCGTGGGATTGAATTGGGTTGGGGGAAATCTGACTTGAGCCCAATTCTATTTTCAGCTAGATGATGATTAGAGAGTCCCAAATATTATATGTATCATGGTAGTTGATATTGATATTTGTTTTCGCCCTTCAAGCTGACACACTTTGTATTTTGTATCAATGATGATGTGAGAGCATTTGTAAGAAATAAACAAATGCATGTTTACATGCTCTAAAAGaatatgattttttttaatttgccACATATAGAAACATTTAGTATGTTTTTGTGATGCACATAACACTAAAGAAAAGAGGGACAGGGACATGTTTTGACAACAGCAACGGTAACTTGTCAAGTGTACACAGCCTTTTCTTTTCACACGCAAAGGGACGTGTTCCTTGCTAAAtgttgcgcaccatgtagctaccCAAACTCTGTAATAATTTTGTGGGTGTGAGGGCGCAAACCCACACGGTGCCGGGTGCACCCACGTAATTAAATTCAACACCAAATTTGCAGAGCAAGATTGAACCGAACACAAATCAAACACGTCCCAAAAGAACAGTGGACAATTATCCTCTCACTTGACTGCTCCATCAGCAATACAGACATTTTCACCCGAGCTGAGAAAAAACAACCGAgatggggccggccggggcaccTCAGCCAATGCGATATTGCGATCCCAACTGGAAATCCATACTCAGCCACATGCCTCCTCCGAGGATAAGCTTATCCGGCAACGGCGCGCCGGGAGCTCCCCACGTCGGACTCCCTCGCCGACCTGGCACGCCGCGATCTCCCACTCGTCCTACTTTAACCTTCTCCGCGCCAACCATCCCGTCCCCCACACACCTCACGCACGCTCCAGCCAAGAAGACGCACCCACGTACGCGAGCCATGGCCACCGCGTCCCTGTCCGCCGTCGCGGCGCCGCTGTCCGTCGCCGGGCTCAACAAGCAGCTCGGCGCCGCCTCGTTCCGGCCCCTGGCGGCCAGGCCCGCCGCGAGGATGACGGCCGTCAGGGCGTCGTTGTCGGCGTCCGCGCAGGAGAAGCTCACCGCCGGGCTCACGGCCGCGGCCGTCGCGGCCGCGTTCGTGCTGCCCGAGGTCGCCGAGGCCGCGTCCCCGGGCCTCTCCCCGTCGCTCAAGAACTTCCTCCTCAGCATCGTCTCCGGCGGGGTCGTCTTCGCCGGCATCGCCGGAGCCGTCGTCGCCGTCTCCAACTTCGACCCCGTCAAGAGGACCTGAGCGAGCGTGCACGCCTAGCTCGCTCGAATTTGTATCGCGACAATCTCTTGCTGTGTTGTTTATTCGGACACTCTGTACGTAGAAGAGATCCATGACAAATGGAGTTCTGATTAAATGGTTGTGTATACTCTGTGCTCGTCTGCTTAATCCGATGATTGCAATCTGTTAAATAACTTGCTCGACTAGCATATATACTCGAAATGTTTACTTCTCAAGCTAGCAATCAACGCAGTATTTCTTTTCCAACTTTTTTGGGAAACATCTATGAGCcgaacgtttttttttttttgaagtaaaAATATCATATATTAAgtcagcaagccgcctcattaaaaaccttccaatcCCTATCCTGGTAAGGAAAAAAGTGTGTCAGAAACTTGCTGCTTTGAGTCACAGAATAGTTACATCATTAAGGAGAGCTTGCCTAATGAAGTTAGGGGGTTCATCGACCCAGTTACAAGATGAAACAGAATTGAAACTA
This region of Lolium perenne isolate Kyuss_39 chromosome 2, Kyuss_2.0, whole genome shotgun sequence genomic DNA includes:
- the LOC127331550 gene encoding uncharacterized protein, which produces MDGNEEPYLKMKANEARQDLAPPSVSPQDSGMYSQHIDVQDEFFSQEGFTYTGFLLGAMAGSANNQEPYAQDSKSKDTKSELTQENDANSSSTLLLQQDDDPWNLTMFDNLELDQLYDNADGEQNKQRGKEKAEFYHDQESTSTVIRNHTQANSNEDQQKDITEEDIHIFLENEELADEGKEMDEDTQNDNSQLKPEMGMEFQTREEAQKFFNLYAYNVGFSVSIVSSYRTTSKKRNNEVIRFTMKCNKYGKTNEQESAQIVPQRQSTVIAKTDCKVEMVVSEKKGMWRITGLILLHNHELCPQSRFYRSHIYMSDGEKEMIRTMKHCNMPTRDMVAVLAYIRGGMAQLPYNKRKVSNYSTTINREVTNNDMMEVLDWFSKKKD
- the LOC127331553 gene encoding uncharacterized protein encodes the protein MATASLSAVAAPLSVAGLNKQLGAASFRPLAARPAARMTAVRASLSASAQEKLTAGLTAAAVAAAFVLPEVAEAASPGLSPSLKNFLLSIVSGGVVFAGIAGAVVAVSNFDPVKRT